A window of the Streptomyces sp. Ag109_O5-10 genome harbors these coding sequences:
- a CDS encoding DUF4350 domain-containing protein has protein sequence MTTGVAFPATSTTPTTRQVWTRSRGIVLALVLVLAGAVAIAVIRSDTRHGDLDPRSADPYGSRAVAELLADRGVDTRVVTTLAEARAATGPDTTLLVAVPDLLTPHQQSLLQGSTARSGGRTVLVAAGSTSVERLAPGVTADPANSDRSTLNPHCTLTAARRAGSADTGGIRYTTTHLDANTCYPSQRLATLLRIPAASGNGDTVVLGAPDILLNDRLDKQGNASLALQLLGSRPHLVWYLPSLSDATATGTGDQKSLFDLLPSGWLWGTLQLFIAAAVAALWRARRLGPLVPEKLPVAIRASETVEGRARLYRKASARDRAAAALRSTVRTRLAPLVGVPVSQAHAPEALLPALSAHLHGDGRTLQALLFGPPPADDAALITLTDQLDALEREVRRP, from the coding sequence ATGACCACCGGCGTAGCCTTCCCGGCCACCTCCACCACGCCCACCACCCGCCAGGTGTGGACCCGCAGCCGGGGCATCGTCCTCGCCCTGGTGCTCGTCCTCGCCGGAGCCGTGGCCATCGCCGTGATCCGCTCCGACACCCGGCACGGCGACCTCGACCCACGCTCCGCCGATCCCTACGGCAGCCGCGCCGTCGCCGAACTCCTCGCCGACCGGGGCGTGGACACCCGTGTGGTCACCACCCTGGCCGAGGCCCGCGCCGCGACCGGCCCCGACACCACCCTCCTCGTCGCCGTCCCCGACCTGCTGACCCCGCACCAGCAGTCCCTGCTGCAGGGATCGACGGCCCGGTCGGGCGGCCGCACCGTGCTGGTCGCGGCCGGCAGCACGTCGGTCGAACGGCTCGCCCCCGGCGTCACCGCCGACCCCGCCAACAGCGACCGCTCCACGCTCAACCCGCACTGCACACTGACCGCGGCCCGGCGGGCGGGCAGCGCCGACACCGGTGGCATCCGCTACACCACCACCCACCTCGACGCGAACACCTGCTACCCCAGCCAGCGCCTGGCCACGCTCCTCCGCATCCCCGCGGCCTCCGGAAACGGAGACACCGTCGTCCTCGGCGCGCCCGACATCCTGCTCAACGACCGTCTCGACAAGCAGGGCAACGCCTCGCTCGCCCTCCAGCTCCTCGGCTCCCGCCCCCATCTCGTCTGGTACCTCCCCTCGCTCTCCGACGCCACGGCCACCGGCACCGGCGACCAGAAATCCCTGTTCGACCTGCTGCCCTCCGGCTGGCTCTGGGGCACGCTCCAGCTCTTCATCGCCGCCGCAGTCGCCGCCCTCTGGCGGGCACGCCGGCTCGGCCCCCTGGTGCCCGAGAAACTCCCCGTGGCGATCCGCGCCTCCGAGACCGTCGAAGGCCGCGCCCGCCTCTACCGCAAGGCCAGCGCCCGCGACCGCGCGGCCGCCGCTCTTCGCTCCACCGTCCGCACCCGTCTCGCCCCCCTCGTAGGCGTCCCCGTCTCCCAGGCACACGCGCCCGAGGCCCTGCTCCCCGCCCTCTCCGCGCACCTGCACGGCGACGGACGGACCCTGCAGGCCCTGCTCTTCGGACCGCCGCCCGCCGACGACGCGGCCCTCATCACCCTCACCGACCAGCTCGACGCCCTCGAAAGAGAGGTACGCCGTCCATGA